The following DNA comes from Sphingobacteriales bacterium.
TCGAAATGTTCGGGAAACAGATAAATTCAGCCATAAATCTGGCCTTTGAAGCATATCCTCAGATACGTTCCACCGAAAATTTCAAGGAACTTCAGGCACAACTGGAAGGAACCGAAAACCGTATTTCCGTTGCCCGCATGAAATACAATGAAGCCGTTCAGCAATACAACCGTCATATCCGGGGAAAATTCAGGAAAATGGCATTAAACATTTTTGCCAGCGAGGACGACAATTTTGTCAGACGCGAAATGTTTGAAGCGGAAAAAGGTGCCGAAAAAGCTCCTGAAGTCAAATTTTAAAAAGATCAGATGATATTTTCAGAAAACGATATTGAAATCATCAAAAAAACCATTTCTGAAGCAGAAAAACAAACCTCAGGAGAAATCAGGGTGCATATTGAAAAGCGTTGCAGAGGAAATGTCATCGACCGGGCTGCCTTTGTATTTAAGATGCTGAAAATGGATCAGACAGCCGAAAGAAATGGTGTCTTATTCTACCTTGCATGGAAAGACAGGAAATTTGCCATTTTAGGCGATACAGGCATAAATGATCTGGTTCCTCCTGATTTCTGGGACAGAATCAAAGATGTCATGCAGGATCATTTTTCAAAAGGTATGTTTGTGGCAGGTTTATCAGAAGGAATTGAAATGGCTGGAGACGCGCTGAAAGAATTTTTCCCTCATCAGCAAAACGATGTGAACGAACTTTCAGATGATATTTCATTCGGGAAAATGTAAAACAATAATTATGAAGACTTTCCGCCTGCCACTGATACTAATGTTTTTACTTCCTCTTTTACTTTTTGCACAAATCCCCGATAAACCAAATCCCCCAAGACTTGTCAACGATTTCTCAGGCATACTGGCTGAAAATGAATCTGTTGCACTTGAAAAAAAACTGAGTGATTTTGCACTTCAAACATCCAATCAGATTGTGGTCGTCATAATAAATGACCTGCAGGGTTATGATCCCGCTGATTTTGCCTTCAGGCTTGGTGAAAAATGGGGAGTCGGGCAAAAAGACAAGGATAATGGAATTGTGGTGTTAATAAAACCAAAAACTGCTGTTGAAGGTGGAAAAATATTTATTGCCGTTGGATATGGGCTCGAGGGAATCATTCCGGATGCTGTTACCAAAAGGATTATTGAGCATGAATTTATCCCTTATTTCAGGGAAGGCAAAATGTATGAAGGAATTGACAAGGGGACATCTGTACTGATGAGCCTTGCACAAAAAGAATTTTCATCAAACGAATACCTTAAAAAAACTCAGCCGAAAGGTTCGGGAATATTTCTGCTTTTTGGCATCATTATCTTTTTTGTTATTCTCCGGTCATTTTTCAGTATCAGGAGATATTCATCTGTCAACGACATCCCTTTCTGGCTGGCTCTGATGATGATGAGCAATACAGGAAGAGGCACCTATCAGAATTACCGGTCGGGAGGAGGAGGCTTTTTGGGTGGAGGCGGAGGTTTTGGCGGTTTTGGAGGCGGATCCTTTGGCGGAGGAGGTGCCGGAGGCAGCTGGTAATTTCCATGAACTTTACCTGTTGTACTTTTGTTATTCTTTAAATACCTGTTTTAAGCCAGAATCAGAAAATTTTATCAGATGTATTCTTTCGATGAACTGAAAAGCATGGTTGACAGTCATGCTGAAAAACTGTTTAAATTTAACAAAGAACCTGAAGGACTTTATTCTCCGGTCAGCTATATTCTCTCTATCGGTGGCAAGCGTATCCGGCCCGTTTTGACGTTAATGAGTGTTGACCTTTTCGAAGGAAATGTGGAAAAAGCCATTATCCCTGCACTTGGCATTGAGATGTTTCATAATTTCACCCTCGTCCATGACGACATCATGGATAAAGCAGATGTCAGACGTGGAAAAATGACGGTTCATAAAAAATGGGATGAAAACAGGGCAATATTGTCGGGCGATGCCATGCTCCTGCTGGCCAACCAGATGATGCTTCATGTTGATGATGACGTTTTACGGGAAGTGATGGAGCTTTACAATGCTACCGGTCTGCTTGTGTGTGAAGGTCAGCAGTACGACATGAATTATGAAAATGAAGACCATATTTCTTCCGCAGATTATCTCAGAATGATAGAGCTGAAAACGGCTGTTTTGCTGGGCGGTTGTCTGAAACTCGGTGCCGTTTTGGCCAAAACCAGCCCGAAAAACAAGGAAATGATTGAGAAATTTGGCATTCTTCTGGGGCTTTCTTTCCAGATAGAAGACGATTACCTCGATACTTTCGGTGATTTCGATAAATTCGGTAAAAGTATCGGAGGAGATATTTTAATCAATAAAAAAACATTTCTGCTGGTGAAAGCACTTGAAACAGCAAGCGGGAAATCTGCAGAGCAACTGAATTTCTGGCTTAAAGCAAATGATTTCAAACCAGAAGAAAAAATAAAAGCGATCCGAAGCATTTTTCAGGAACTTGGAATTGACAAACTTGCACTCGACACAAGCAGAAATTACTTTACTGAGGCCATGAACACCCTCAGGAATATTGATGTAAATGACATAAGAAAAGAACCATTGAGTCGTTTTGCGCATTCTCTTATTGGAAGAAGCAGTTAAACCAAAGACTGGCATAATTTTTTTTCTGTTTTCGGTTCAACCATACAGCCATGCAATTTGTCTTTAAAGCTGTGAAATTGATTATCTTTGCATGAAATTAATTCATTATTTAAATACTGAATTGTTGAAGAAATTATTCCTTATATCAATTTTATTTATTCTGTTTCTATTAAAACCCTATTTTTCCTTCTCAACCCACCTGATGGGAGGAGATTTTTCCTATAAGTTTCTGTATTATTCGAACGGTTTTTATTACTATAAAATCAGAATTGACATGTACAGAGACTGCCAGAATTCCACCACTCCATTCGATTACAGCATTTATGTCGGGGTTTACAACAACGACCTGACACGTTCAAAATACAGGGATTTTACATTATACATGGGTACGGAAACCCAAATCAATCCTCCATCCGGTGGCAGTAAATGTTCATGGGCTCCGAATGTCTGCATCAAGCACACGTATTATGAGGAAACCATTGCCCTTCCGCCTTCCACAGTCGGATATCATCTGTATCATGTCAGATGTTGCCGCAACAATCTTGTCAATATTGTCTGGAATACCGGACAAACCTATTATGCCTTTATTCCGCCAACATCTTATGCCAACAATTCGGCCTATTTTCAAAGCATACCAACGCCATATATATGTGCACAGGACACAGTATATATTTCCTATTCTGCCCAGGACAATGATGGCGACAGCCTGGTATATGAACTTGCCCATCCTTTTGCAGGAGGCACAGACCAGGACCCTGCCCCGCTTCCACCAGCCAACCTGGGACTCCCGATTCAGAAAGCACCTTACAAAACAGGTTTTTCTGTTTATCAGCCTTTCGGCAACGGAGGCGTTTGCTCGATTGACCCCAGCTCCGGTTTGCTGAAAATTATGGTTCCGAATGCTGGTTTTTATGCGATTGCTGTCGATGTGAAAGAATACCGGAACGGTGTCCTCATTTCCACTGTCAGAAGAGACGTGGAGCTGATTGTGTTGTCGTGTCCGCCTAATTTCCTCCCCAAACTCATTGATCCTATTATCACTACATTTATTATCGAGGAAGGCAATACATTATCTTTTGACATTATTTATACTGATAAAGACTCTATGTTTCTGACCAAGGAAGGGGAGATTTTCGGCCCTTCTTCGTCCATACCTCCTCCCTATGCAACCCTGACGAATGTTTCCGGTAAAGATACCATCAAAAATAAATTCGAATGGAAAACTTCCTGTGAGCATGGCAGACAGACTCCTTATTTTTTCACCGTCAGAGTGACCGACAACGGATGTCCCCCGAAAACTACTGTTTCCATCTTCCAGATTATTGTTCAGCCCTTTAAAGGACCAGACAGCATTTCAGGTCCTGTCAGCGTATGTGAATATACCGACAGCGTGAAATACGATGCATTTGGCACTTCCAAAAATTCATTGATTGTCTGGAATGTTATTGGAGGAAATACGCAGTCACCTCAAGGGAAAACAGATGTTAAAATAGGCTGGGGAAAAGCCGGCACCGGAATTATTGAACTTTATGAAACCAGTAAAAACGGATGCGGTCCTGTCAAGAAAACCAAACAGGTTAAAATCAATCCTCTTCCGGTTGTAGATGCCGGAAAAGACCTGACCATTTGCTCGATGGACAGCGTTCAACTCGGGACTATTCCTGCCGATACGCTGGCAAAATATTTCTGGAATACCTCCAGATTTCTCAGCGACAGCACACTTCCCCAACCTGTCTTTTCAGCACGGAATATTTCCGGAAATCCTGTTTCTTACAAGTATTTTCTTTTTGCTGAAAATAAAAACAAATGCAGGAATTTTGACTCCGTTACCATAACCGTTAATCCAGAGCCTGATACCTCTTCCATTACAGGCGTTATTAACCCCTGTTTCATGGGAATATTTCATTATCAGACTAAAAACAATGCCGGCTCTGTTTATCACTGGACAGTATCAGGAGGTGAAATAGTCAAAGCAACAAACAGCTACGAAATTGACATCAAATGGACAGATACGCTCAAAGGGAAAGTTGGCGTTTATGAGATCAATAAATATGGATGCAGAAATGATACACAGTTCCTGCATGTCAATATTGTCAAGCCCGGAGGCAGGATTTACGGTCCGCCAGTGGTTTGCCCGAATACGGTTAATATTGATTACTGGGTAAAAGAGCGTCCGGGTTCGAAGTATTACTGGTTTGTTGAAAATGGAACACGTGCTGATGGTATCCACAATAAATCAGCCATAAAAGTAAACTGGCCTGATTCAGGGCTTGCCATGATAAAAGTGGTGGAAGTAACCAAAGAAGGTTGTGTATCCGATACCACCTATTTTCCTGTCATTATCAGCTACCATCTGAAAACCTCACCGATTGAGGGCGATACCTTTGTTTGTGAATTTGAACTAAAACCCTATCAGGTCATCAATTCCAATGGTTCTACCTACCAGTGGAGCGTCAGCGGTGGAAATTTACTGGCAGGGAACGGAAAAAACAAAATAGACGTCATGTGGGGTACACAGGGAAAAGGGCTGATGAAAGTGCTCGAAACCAGCTACGATTCCGTAAATGACAAAATATGCATCGGAGACACTGTTTATCAGCAGGTTATCATTAACCCGATTCCACATACCTCCCCCGTTTCAGGCGATACAAGTGTCTGCGAATATGATACCAGCACCTATTCTGTTTCAGGGTTTACAGGATCAGTGTTTTTATGGGAAATAAGCGATACGGCTATTGCCTTCAACGGACAGAAAAACAATCAGATTAGTGTATTCTGGGGCAAAGAAGGAACTTACAGAATAAGGGTAACTGAGCTTACCAAAGACAGTTGTACCAGTTCACCGGTTGATCTCTGGGTAAATGTACATCCCAATCCCCGTACAAGCCCGATTTCAGGAGCCGATAAAATCTGCTATCCCGACAATAACAATATTCCTTATCAGGTAACAGGGTTTACAAATTCTACCTATCAATGGACCGTAAACGGAGGGACTCCGGCTCTTCCGTCCAGCTCAGACCACATACAGATCAACTGGTCGGGCGTTGACTTCGGGCAGTTAACAGTAGTCGAAACTACCCAATTCGGGTGTACCGGTTTGCCTGTTACCAAAAAAATTGCAGTTGATTCGCTGGCGCCTTTTGTCGAACTGGTTACAACCATGCCCGACAATGATCAGATAATTGGAATTTACTGGTCGTTGGCAAACCCTGTTCATCTGAATAAAAAAGCATATCTCTATAAAAATGATGAACTGACACGTTCGTGGGAATTGCTCGACAGCTTCAATAAAAATATACTGAGTACCATCGACCTGAATGTAAAAACATCAGAAAAACTCTATAATTACAGGATTCAGGTGGAAAATCAATGCCATCAGATGCTATACAGTCAGTTGCACCGTAACATTCTGCTGACCGGAGAAAAAATCACTGAATTCGATGTCAGGCTAAAATGGAGCTCATATGTCAACTGGCCTGAAGGTGTTGACAATTATGCAATATACAGAAAATCAGATAAAAGCGGAAAATTCAGTTTCGTTCAGAATGTTTCACCAAATGATTCTGTTGTTGAAATTGATGCAGCCCTTGCAGGAATTAATCAATGTTACAGAGTAGTTGCTGTCAGAAACAATAAACCTGATATTCAGTCATGGTCGAATGAAATATGCTTTGTTTTTGATCCAGTTGTTTACATCCCGAATGCTTTCACTCCCAACGGAGACGGGCTGAACGACCTCTTTGAGGTTAAAGCCGCCAATATTCATACCTATAAACTCGAAATATATAATCGCTGGGGTGAATTGATATTCACATCTGATTCACCAAATGTTCATTGGGATGGAAAATATAATGGGAAAGATTGCCCCGTGGACGTTTATGTTGTAATAATTCATTATCAGGGAAACTCAACTCCTAAAACCTACACAGGTACCGTCACATTAGTCAGGTAAGTCATTCAGGAAAGGGAATTAATCCTCATCCGAATGATTAAAATCGTCATCCAATTCTATGTTAAAATCATCTTTCAGCTCTTCTCCCTGCTCTTTGTTGTATTGATCAAAAGGGAAGTCGGGTAAAAGTTCTTTTTTCACATAGTCAATGGTTTCACCTAAAGCAGTGAGGAATTTATTAAAATCCTCCTTGTAAATAAAAATCTTGTGTTTGATGTAGTTATCCTGATTTCTGAAGTCTTTTTTGCTTTCAGTAATCGTCAGATAATAATCATTGTTTTTTGTGGGCTTTACATCAAAAAAATAAGTTCTTTTTTTCCCTGCCCTGATACGTTTTGAATAAACTTCGTCTTGCCTTTTTTTAAAATTTTCCTCCATCTCTCCACAATTTTAAGGTCTTATTGAACGCGTAAATTTCATTCTTTTTTAATGACAGCAAAAATTAATTTTCAGACGGGTACTGTATCCGTTGATGATAAATACTCCTCAGGCTGTTTTTAATAATGTCCTTTGCGATTTTTATTTCTTTCAAGGTTATATTGGCATTCTGAAACTGATTGTCTTTCATTTTGTTTTCGACAAGCATATCCACCAGCTGATCGATGGCTTCTGGCGTTTGTTCCTTCAGGCTGCGGGTTGCTGCTTCAATTGAATCGGCTATCATGACCACTGCCATCTCTTTTGAAGTAGGTTTTGGCCCCGGATAACGGAACTGATCTTCGCATCCTGTATCTTCCGGATTTTTTTTCAGATAGGTCCGGTAAAAATACTCCACACGGGTAGTACCGTGATGCGTTTTGATAAAATGAATAACCTCTTTTGGAAGATTATGTTCCTTCGCAATTTTTACACCTTCCGTTACGTGCCGGATGATAATGGAAGCACATTCCTTTTCGCTCTGAATTTTCTCAAATGGATTTACATCCTTCTGGTTTTCAATAAAATACATCGGAGCATATAGTTTTCCTATATCATGATAAAGGCATCCGACTTTTGCCAGCAAGGAGTTTCCTCCTATTTTCGACAATACAGCTTCAGTAAGGGTTGCCAACTGAAGACTATGCTGAAAAGTACCGGGGGCACGTGTAGCAAGCTCTTTTAAAAGTTTTTTATTTATGTCCGACAATTCGATTAAGGTCAGGTCAGATACTTTTCCAAAGAGTTTTTCAAAGGCATAAATAAGGGGATAGGCCAGAAGAGTGAGGATAAAATTCCCGCCAAACCACAGCAACTGTCTCCAGTTAATCTCAGAAAAGTCGCTGACATTCAATAATTTAATCCCAAAAAATGTAATGATATAAATTCCTGTCAATAATAAAACGGCAATAAAAAATTGGGAAATATACCTGACTCTTGAAATTAAAATAACCACCGATAAACCGGCAATCACCTGAAGTAGCAGAAACTCATGTGCATCAGGGATAAACAGGCTGACAGTGGCAATGACAATGATATGACTGAAGAAAGCAATACGGGCTTCAAAAAATGAGATAATAATCAGGGGAACAATGCAAAATGGAACCAGATAAATATTCAGACCTGTATTTTTAACCAGATAGGCACTTACCAGAATAAATATAACTACCAAACTGAATATCAGTAATAAATCTTTATTAGTCTGGTAAATCTGCTTATAAAACTGAAAAATATAAACGACAAAAACGATAAAAAGCAATAGAATAATGAGGAGATAACCAATATGATTCAGGTAATAATTGATACCTCCGGTTTCCGTACCGGTATAGCTCTGTTTCAGGGATAACAGAATCTGATACTTTTCTTTTGTAACGACACTCCCGTTTTCAATAATCTTATCCCCCTCGTTCACCATTCCGGAATAAGGCAGTATCTCTGCAAACTTCGACTCAAGCAACTGATCTGTCAGGTTCTTATCATATTGCAGATTAGCTTTAATATTTTTCAGCAGGCGGTCGAGTGCCTTGATATGAACTTCCAGACTATCGTTAAGGTAATAATATTTAATTTGTTCTTTCACCTGATTGAGGGAATAAAGTTCTTCCATGGAGGTTTCCATCATGGAATTGTCTGGCATGATGACAGAAACAATTCCACTTTTAAACTGAAAATCAATATCCAAAGGATTATATACACCCACAGTGTACATCCTTTCCAATTCATTTTCAAGACTTTTCAGACCTTCCTGATTTTCGTCATTACGTGAAGAAAACAAATTATCATTTTTATACACCTCTGTGAGGACTTCAGGAAAAATGTCATTGTTAAACTTTAAAACAGGCTTGAAATTTCTGATTATCTCATCCTTTTCCTTTTTTAATTCTTCCTCAGTTTTCAAAATCGGGAAGGAAAAAGGAGCATATAAGTCGCTTTTATGCCATATTTCATTGACATTGACATTAAATTCATAGTGCTTTTTTTTAGGTACAGCATAGAAGATGAGTGCTATAACACTAAAAAAAATCAAGTATTTAACTGCAGAATTTAATTTATCAATCAACATGAAAATCAGCGTTATAGATGAATCACCTCCCCATAGGCAGCAGCGGCAGCTTCCATGATGGCTTCCGACATGGTCGGATGAGGATGAACGGTTTTTATCAGTTCATGACCTGTCGTTTCAAGTTTACGTGCAGCTACCAGTTCGGCAATCATTTCGGTTACACCTGCTCCGATTAAATGAGCACCCAAAAGTTCGCCATACTTTGCATCAAAAATTAGTTTCACAAAACCGTCATTGTTGCCTGCTGCTGATGCTTTGCCCGAAGCTGAATAAGGAAATTTCCCCACTTTTATTTCATATCCGGCTTCTTTTGCCGCTTTTTCGGTATATCCGACCGAGGCTATTTCCGGACTGGTATAGGTACAGGCAGGTATGTTTTTGTAATCAAGTGGTTCCGGATTTAAACCACAGATTTTTTCTACGCAAATGATTCCTTCTGCTGAGGCTACGTGGGCAAGGGCTGGCCCTTTTACTATATCACCAATGGCGTAAACTCCTTCCATATTGGTTTTGTAATAATCATCCACTAATACTTTGCCTTTCTCTGTTTTGACTCCTGTTTCTTCAAGTCCGATGTTTTCAATGTTGGTAGCCACACCCACTGCCGATAAAACTATTTCACAATCAACATTTTCTTCACCTTTTGGGGTTTTAATGGTTACCTTACATTTTTCACCGGATGTGTCAACAGATTCAACGGAAGAATTGGTCAACACCTGAATTCCGATTTTTTTAAAGTTTCTGGCCAATTGTTTCGAAACTTCTTCGTCTTCATTTGTAACAATTTCCGGAAAAATCTCGACCAGTGTAACCTTTGTCCCCATGGTAGCATAAAAATAGGCGAATTCGGAACCAATGGCACCGGAGCCGATGACCACCATGCTTTCGGGTAATTTTGGCAAAACCAGTGCTTCACGGTAACCAATAATTTTTTTCCCGTCAATTTTAATATGCGGCAGTTCCCTTGAACGTGCCCCTGTAGCCAGAATGATGTGATCGGCTTCGTAAACTGACCGGCTGCCATCTGCGGCTGTTACTTCAATTTTTTTCCCGGGCATCAGCCTGGCAAATCCTTTCAGAAGTTCAATTTTATTTTTCTTGAAAAGGTATTGAACACCATTCGACATTTTATCCGCAACAGCCCGTGACCGTTTGACGACTGCTTCAAAATCTACCTGAGGCTCAGCCACCTGAATACCATAATCCTTTGCATGTTTCAGATATTCAAATACCTGTGCCGATTTCAGGAGGGCTTTTGTCGGGATACATCCCCAGTTCAGGCATATTCCACCAATGGATTCTTTTTCAACTACCGCAACTTTTTTCCCAAGTTGTGAAGCTCTGATAGCAGCAACATATCCGCCAGGTCCGCTTCCGATAACTATAATATCGTATTTCATAATTATTTCTTTTGAGAGATTGATTTATTGCAAAATACATGCATTTTAGTTTCTGTTATATTTGGTCATAGCCATTTCTGCCCCTTCAAGTGCCCAACAGATAACAGCCTCATGAGCGAGAGGAATTTTTTCACCGATAATCTTTTTTTCTTCGGGAGTCCATTCTCCAAGAACATAATCAACCTGTTGTCCGGGAAAATAGTTGTTCCCGATTCCAAACCTCAAACGGGCAAAATCGGTTGTTCCAAGGTAATCAATGATGCTGTTTAACCCATTGTGACCTCCGTCTCCCCCTTTGGTCTTCAGCCTGATTTTTCCTGTTGGCAAGGCCACATCATCAACAATAACCAGCAGATTTTCAACAGTTAACTCCAGTTTGCCAAGCCAATACCTGACAGCTTTCCCGCTGTTGTTCATATAGGTAACAGGCTTGATAAATATAATTTCCTTGTTTTTAATCCTGAAAGAGGTAAAATCGGCATACCTGCCCGAAGAAAATGAAAGATTGTATTGATCTCTGAAAAAATCAACCACCAGAAAGCCGGCATTGTGCCGGGTATTTTGATACGTATCTCCGATATTACCTAAGCCAGCTACGAGGAGTTTCAAAGGCTTTAGTTAAGGGTTCAGACTATGATGTTTTTTCAACCGTAGCTCTTGTACGCGTAACACTTGCCAGTGGCGTTTCAGGTTTTTCAAGAATTTCGATGTCAGGATAGCTCAGGTCTTTGATTTTCAGCGTTTGGCCAACATTCAGCTGTGAAATATTCACTTCCAGAATGTCGGGGAGCTTGGAAATTTTTCCTTTGATATGGATTTTTCTTTTCTTCTTAATTAATTTTCCACCCTGTTTCGTACCTTCCGGTGTCCCGATAAAATGAAGCGGATAATTCATTTTTACTACTTTTTCTCCATCAACTTCCATCAGATCGATGTGTGCAGGGTCGTCATTAAGCGGATGATACTGAACATCTTTTACAATTGCCTGTATATTTTTTCCTTCTATATTGCAGTTGACCAGATAGATATCATCTGTATACAGAAGCCTCTTTAAATCATTGATAAAAAAATAGACATTGATATTTTCTTCTCCTCCATAAATTACTCCGGGAACAAAACCCTGATTTTTCAAAGCATTTAATGCTCCTTTGGTCGATTTTTCTCTGATTTTCCCGAACAACTCAAATTGTTTCATACGCTTTTATATTTAAAATTTTATTTGTTTCTGATAAGAAACAGGCATTTCGAACAATGAGCTGATTGACTCATGCTCGTAAACCTGATGAATGGCTTTTGCAAACAAAGCGGCTGTTGACAAAACGGTTATCTTTTCTCCCGGATTTTTAATGGGAATGGTATCACAGACCACTACTTCATTCAGTACCGATTTATTCAGTTTTTCGGCAGCATTATCTGAAAACACAGGATGAGTAGCAAAAGCCCTGATGCTTTTTGCTCCGTCATTCATCATCACTTCGGCTGCTTTCATCAGGGTATTACCCGTATCAATCATGTCATCAATGATGATGACATTTTTCCCTTTCACACTGCCAATAATCCGTATTTCATCTACTTCATTGGCTTTTTTGCGGTGTTTATCGCAGATCACAATGTCGGAATTAAGCAAGGATGCAAATTCCCGTGCTCTTTTGGTTCCTCCGATGTCAGGAGAAGCAATTATCAGATCATCCAGCTCCAAAGATCTGATGTAGGGAATAAAAATAACGGAAGAATCGAGATGAACGACAGGAATAGGGAAAAAGCCCTGAATCTGTGCCGCATGTAAATCCATGGTCATCACCCATTCGGCTCCGGCTGTAAAAATCAGGTCGGCTATCAGTTTTGCCCCTATCGAAACCCTTGGTTTGTCTTTCCTGTCCTGGCGGGCA
Coding sequences within:
- a CDS encoding TPM domain-containing protein — translated: MIFSENDIEIIKKTISEAEKQTSGEIRVHIEKRCRGNVIDRAAFVFKMLKMDQTAERNGVLFYLAWKDRKFAILGDTGINDLVPPDFWDRIKDVMQDHFSKGMFVAGLSEGIEMAGDALKEFFPHQQNDVNELSDDISFGKM
- a CDS encoding TPM domain-containing protein, translated to MMKTFRLPLILMFLLPLLLFAQIPDKPNPPRLVNDFSGILAENESVALEKKLSDFALQTSNQIVVVIINDLQGYDPADFAFRLGEKWGVGQKDKDNGIVVLIKPKTAVEGGKIFIAVGYGLEGIIPDAVTKRIIEHEFIPYFREGKMYEGIDKGTSVLMSLAQKEFSSNEYLKKTQPKGSGIFLLFGIIIFFVILRSFFSIRRYSSVNDIPFWLALMMMSNTGRGTYQNYRSGGGGFLGGGGGFGGFGGGSFGGGGAGGSW
- a CDS encoding polyprenyl synthetase family protein, whose translation is MYSFDELKSMVDSHAEKLFKFNKEPEGLYSPVSYILSIGGKRIRPVLTLMSVDLFEGNVEKAIIPALGIEMFHNFTLVHDDIMDKADVRRGKMTVHKKWDENRAILSGDAMLLLANQMMLHVDDDVLREVMELYNATGLLVCEGQQYDMNYENEDHISSADYLRMIELKTAVLLGGCLKLGAVLAKTSPKNKEMIEKFGILLGLSFQIEDDYLDTFGDFDKFGKSIGGDILINKKTFLLVKALETASGKSAEQLNFWLKANDFKPEEKIKAIRSIFQELGIDKLALDTSRNYFTEAMNTLRNIDVNDIRKEPLSRFAHSLIGRSS
- a CDS encoding gliding motility-associated C-terminal domain-containing protein, which produces MKKLFLISILFILFLLKPYFSFSTHLMGGDFSYKFLYYSNGFYYYKIRIDMYRDCQNSTTPFDYSIYVGVYNNDLTRSKYRDFTLYMGTETQINPPSGGSKCSWAPNVCIKHTYYEETIALPPSTVGYHLYHVRCCRNNLVNIVWNTGQTYYAFIPPTSYANNSAYFQSIPTPYICAQDTVYISYSAQDNDGDSLVYELAHPFAGGTDQDPAPLPPANLGLPIQKAPYKTGFSVYQPFGNGGVCSIDPSSGLLKIMVPNAGFYAIAVDVKEYRNGVLISTVRRDVELIVLSCPPNFLPKLIDPIITTFIIEEGNTLSFDIIYTDKDSMFLTKEGEIFGPSSSIPPPYATLTNVSGKDTIKNKFEWKTSCEHGRQTPYFFTVRVTDNGCPPKTTVSIFQIIVQPFKGPDSISGPVSVCEYTDSVKYDAFGTSKNSLIVWNVIGGNTQSPQGKTDVKIGWGKAGTGIIELYETSKNGCGPVKKTKQVKINPLPVVDAGKDLTICSMDSVQLGTIPADTLAKYFWNTSRFLSDSTLPQPVFSARNISGNPVSYKYFLFAENKNKCRNFDSVTITVNPEPDTSSITGVINPCFMGIFHYQTKNNAGSVYHWTVSGGEIVKATNSYEIDIKWTDTLKGKVGVYEINKYGCRNDTQFLHVNIVKPGGRIYGPPVVCPNTVNIDYWVKERPGSKYYWFVENGTRADGIHNKSAIKVNWPDSGLAMIKVVEVTKEGCVSDTTYFPVIISYHLKTSPIEGDTFVCEFELKPYQVINSNGSTYQWSVSGGNLLAGNGKNKIDVMWGTQGKGLMKVLETSYDSVNDKICIGDTVYQQVIINPIPHTSPVSGDTSVCEYDTSTYSVSGFTGSVFLWEISDTAIAFNGQKNNQISVFWGKEGTYRIRVTELTKDSCTSSPVDLWVNVHPNPRTSPISGADKICYPDNNNIPYQVTGFTNSTYQWTVNGGTPALPSSSDHIQINWSGVDFGQLTVVETTQFGCTGLPVTKKIAVDSLAPFVELVTTMPDNDQIIGIYWSLANPVHLNKKAYLYKNDELTRSWELLDSFNKNILSTIDLNVKTSEKLYNYRIQVENQCHQMLYSQLHRNILLTGEKITEFDVRLKWSSYVNWPEGVDNYAIYRKSDKSGKFSFVQNVSPNDSVVEIDAALAGINQCYRVVAVRNNKPDIQSWSNEICFVFDPVVYIPNAFTPNGDGLNDLFEVKAANIHTYKLEIYNRWGELIFTSDSPNVHWDGKYNGKDCPVDVYVVIIHYQGNSTPKTYTGTVTLVR
- a CDS encoding LemA family protein, with translation MIAGVVILFAIIFIGWANSVYNKAIDLQEQVDARWGDVQTSYQRRADLVPNLVETVKGAAENELKILSTVTEARAGISRAKTPGEVEMFGKQINSAINLAFEAYPQIRSTENFKELQAQLEGTENRISVARMKYNEAVQQYNRHIRGKFRKMALNIFASEDDNFVRREMFEAEKGAEKAPEVKF
- a CDS encoding PUR family DNA/RNA-binding protein — its product is MEENFKKRQDEVYSKRIRAGKKRTYFFDVKPTKNNDYYLTITESKKDFRNQDNYIKHKIFIYKEDFNKFLTALGETIDYVKKELLPDFPFDQYNKEQGEELKDDFNIELDDDFNHSDED
- a CDS encoding HDIG domain-containing protein; this translates as MIFFSVIALIFYAVPKKKHYEFNVNVNEIWHKSDLYAPFSFPILKTEEELKKEKDEIIRNFKPVLKFNNDIFPEVLTEVYKNDNLFSSRNDENQEGLKSLENELERMYTVGVYNPLDIDFQFKSGIVSVIMPDNSMMETSMEELYSLNQVKEQIKYYYLNDSLEVHIKALDRLLKNIKANLQYDKNLTDQLLESKFAEILPYSGMVNEGDKIIENGSVVTKEKYQILLSLKQSYTGTETGGINYYLNHIGYLLIILLLFIVFVVYIFQFYKQIYQTNKDLLLIFSLVVIFILVSAYLVKNTGLNIYLVPFCIVPLIIISFFEARIAFFSHIIVIATVSLFIPDAHEFLLLQVIAGLSVVILISRVRYISQFFIAVLLLTGIYIITFFGIKLLNVSDFSEINWRQLLWFGGNFILTLLAYPLIYAFEKLFGKVSDLTLIELSDINKKLLKELATRAPGTFQHSLQLATLTEAVLSKIGGNSLLAKVGCLYHDIGKLYAPMYFIENQKDVNPFEKIQSEKECASIIIRHVTEGVKIAKEHNLPKEVIHFIKTHHGTTRVEYFYRTYLKKNPEDTGCEDQFRYPGPKPTSKEMAVVMIADSIEAATRSLKEQTPEAIDQLVDMLVENKMKDNQFQNANITLKEIKIAKDIIKNSLRSIYHQRIQYPSEN